In one Kitasatospora cineracea genomic region, the following are encoded:
- a CDS encoding response regulator gives MNDTVRNDTVRLVICDDHAMVRAGLLALLSSDPAIEVVGEASTGEEAVSLTAALRPDVVLMDLQLGDGIDGVEATRRVLAGPGESHVLVLTTFDTDTDISRAINAGATGYLLKAEKPEELFAAIRAAAAGRPALSPPIASRVMAQMRSPLPQLTDREQDILDQLGQGLGNKEIARALFISEATVKTHLGRIYAKLGVDTRSGAVAIAKERRLLR, from the coding sequence ATGAACGACACCGTCCGCAACGACACCGTCCGGCTGGTCATCTGCGACGACCACGCCATGGTCCGGGCCGGGCTGCTGGCCCTGCTGTCCAGCGATCCGGCGATCGAGGTGGTCGGCGAGGCCAGCACCGGCGAGGAGGCGGTCTCGCTGACCGCCGCCCTCCGGCCGGACGTGGTCCTGATGGACCTTCAACTCGGCGACGGGATCGACGGCGTGGAGGCCACCCGGCGGGTCCTCGCCGGGCCCGGCGAGAGCCACGTCCTGGTGCTGACCACCTTCGACACCGACACCGACATCAGCCGGGCGATCAACGCGGGCGCCACCGGCTACCTGCTGAAGGCCGAGAAGCCGGAGGAGCTGTTCGCCGCGATCCGGGCCGCGGCGGCGGGCCGGCCCGCGCTGTCCCCGCCGATCGCCTCCCGGGTGATGGCCCAGATGCGCTCCCCGCTCCCCCAGTTGACCGACCGCGAGCAGGACATCCTGGACCAGCTCGGCCAGGGGCTGGGCAACAAGGAGATCGCCCGGGCGCTGTTCATCAGCGAGGCGACGGTCAAGACCCACCTCGGCCGGATCTACGCCAAGCTCGGCGTGGACACCCGCTCCGGCGCGGTGGCGATCGCCAAGGAGCGCCGCCTGCTGCGCTGA
- a CDS encoding sensor histidine kinase has translation MMRHPLSRAVDPDAGWLTVVMRLAFLLLLGTSLARYLTHHLSSPLTPWVVGLSLALAVGHLSGLSERRQGWLAAVLASWAVLVLMAPSFAWCAVPLVYTVLRALPPRAAIPLVTVLTVLVVVSELRLPGGFDPTMLLLPPAVAALATAVFLYMQRQGARQRKLIIDLIRTRRELAAVERRQGALAERERLSVEIHDTLAQGLSSQQMLLQAADRTWEQDPAAARGHVRTAASIAARNLAEARRFVHDLAPADLAEQGTLEAALAALADREAAESGLAVRFHLDGAPAPMPAAAQSALLRIAQGALANTREHAQAEHASITLSYLGDQAVLDVADDGRGFAPGRAGRGERGERGERGERGERGERGERGERPAGGSRGHGLPAMRARLRQLGGTLTIESAPGEGTVVSAAIPLESR, from the coding sequence ATGATGCGTCACCCCCTGTCCCGGGCGGTCGACCCGGACGCGGGCTGGCTCACGGTCGTCATGCGGCTGGCCTTCCTGCTGCTGCTCGGCACCTCGCTGGCCAGGTACCTGACGCACCACCTCTCCAGCCCGCTGACGCCCTGGGTGGTCGGGCTGAGCCTGGCGCTGGCCGTGGGCCACCTGTCGGGGCTGTCCGAGCGGCGGCAGGGCTGGCTGGCGGCGGTGCTGGCGAGCTGGGCGGTGCTGGTGCTGATGGCGCCGAGCTTCGCCTGGTGCGCGGTCCCGCTGGTGTACACGGTGCTCCGGGCGCTGCCGCCGCGGGCCGCGATCCCGCTGGTGACGGTGCTGACGGTGCTGGTGGTGGTCTCCGAGCTGCGGCTGCCCGGCGGCTTCGACCCGACGATGCTGCTGCTGCCGCCCGCCGTCGCCGCGCTGGCCACCGCGGTGTTCCTGTACATGCAGCGGCAGGGCGCCCGGCAGCGGAAGCTGATCATCGACCTGATCCGCACCCGGCGGGAGCTGGCCGCGGTGGAGCGCCGGCAGGGCGCGCTGGCCGAGCGGGAGCGGCTGTCCGTCGAGATCCACGACACCCTCGCCCAGGGCCTGTCCAGCCAGCAGATGCTGCTCCAGGCCGCGGACCGGACGTGGGAGCAGGACCCGGCAGCAGCCCGCGGCCACGTCCGGACGGCCGCCTCGATCGCCGCGCGGAACCTCGCGGAGGCCCGCCGCTTCGTCCACGACCTGGCCCCGGCCGACCTCGCGGAGCAGGGCACCCTGGAGGCCGCGCTGGCCGCGCTGGCCGACCGGGAGGCCGCCGAGAGCGGCCTGGCCGTCCGCTTCCACCTGGACGGCGCGCCCGCGCCGATGCCGGCCGCCGCCCAGTCCGCGCTGCTGCGGATCGCCCAGGGCGCGCTGGCCAACACCAGGGAGCACGCGCAGGCCGAGCACGCCTCGATCACCCTCTCCTACCTGGGCGACCAGGCGGTGCTGGACGTCGCGGACGACGGGCGCGGCTTCGCCCCGGGCCGGGCCGGGCGGGGCGAGCGCGGCGAGCGCGGCGAGCGCGGCGAGCGCGGCGAGCGCGGCGAGCGCGGCGAGCGCGGCGAGCGCCCGGCCGGCGGGAGCCGGGGGCACGGGCTCCCGGCGATGCGGGCCCGGCTGCGCCAGCTCGGCGGCACGCTGACCATCGAGTCCGCCCCGGGCGAGGGCACGGTGGTCTCGGCGGCCATCCCGCTGGAGAGCCGTTGA
- a CDS encoding MFS transporter, with protein MSRSTAAPDRRHRQLILAICCLSLFIVGLDNTVVNIALPAIRTDLHAPASGLQWVIDAYTLVLASLLMLAGSVADRIGRKRVFMTGLVLFVLGSLLCSLAPGLGWLIGFRAVQAVGGSMMNPVAMSIITNTFTDRGERARAIGVWGGVVGISMALGPLIGGFLVDTAGWPSIFLINVPVGLAACLLTYRHVPESRAPRARRLDPVGQLLMVLLLGCGTAAIIEGPGHGWTSPGILALAAVAVAALIAFPLWERRVAEPLIDPRFFRSAPFTGATVTAVCAFAALGGFLFLNTLYLQEVRHYTPVVAGLWTLPMAGLTLFAAPLSGRLVAGRGPRLPLLGAGTAIAASGLLLTRLTADSPALLLLPAYALFGIGFGLVNAPITNSAVSGMPLSQSGVAAAVASTSRQVGQSLGVAVIGTVVTSAVASAGGFTPATHAGWWIITGLGLTVLLLGLFTTTPWAAGTAARVAARFDHLPAPTRQDTAGPTR; from the coding sequence ATGAGCCGATCGACCGCCGCGCCGGACCGCCGTCACAGGCAGCTGATCCTGGCCATCTGCTGCCTCAGCCTGTTCATCGTCGGCCTGGACAACACCGTCGTGAACATCGCGCTGCCCGCGATCCGCACCGACCTGCACGCGCCCGCCTCCGGCCTGCAGTGGGTGATCGACGCCTACACCCTGGTGCTGGCCTCGCTGCTGATGCTGGCCGGCTCGGTGGCCGACCGGATCGGCCGCAAGCGGGTGTTCATGACCGGGCTGGTGCTGTTCGTGCTCGGCTCGCTGCTGTGCAGCCTGGCGCCCGGACTGGGCTGGCTGATCGGCTTCCGCGCGGTGCAGGCGGTCGGCGGGTCGATGATGAACCCGGTGGCGATGTCGATCATCACCAACACCTTCACCGACCGGGGCGAGCGGGCCCGGGCGATCGGCGTCTGGGGCGGCGTGGTCGGCATCAGCATGGCGCTCGGCCCGCTGATCGGCGGCTTCCTGGTGGACACCGCGGGCTGGCCGTCGATCTTCCTGATCAACGTCCCGGTCGGGCTGGCCGCCTGCCTGCTGACCTACCGCCACGTCCCGGAGTCCCGGGCGCCCCGGGCCCGCCGGCTGGACCCGGTCGGCCAACTGCTGATGGTGCTGCTGCTGGGCTGCGGCACCGCCGCGATCATCGAGGGCCCGGGCCACGGCTGGACCTCGCCCGGCATCCTCGCGCTGGCCGCGGTCGCCGTCGCCGCGCTGATCGCCTTCCCGCTGTGGGAGCGCCGGGTCGCCGAACCGCTGATCGACCCCCGGTTCTTCCGCAGCGCCCCGTTCACCGGCGCCACCGTCACCGCGGTCTGCGCGTTCGCCGCGCTCGGCGGCTTCCTGTTCCTCAACACCCTGTACCTGCAGGAGGTCCGCCACTACACCCCGGTGGTGGCCGGCCTGTGGACGCTGCCGATGGCCGGACTCACCCTGTTCGCCGCCCCGCTCTCCGGCCGGCTCGTGGCCGGGCGCGGCCCGCGCCTGCCGCTGCTCGGCGCCGGCACCGCGATCGCCGCCAGCGGACTGCTGCTGACCAGGCTCACCGCCGACTCCCCGGCGCTCCTGCTGCTGCCCGCGTACGCCCTGTTCGGCATCGGCTTCGGCCTGGTGAACGCACCGATCACCAACTCGGCGGTCTCCGGCATGCCGCTCTCCCAGTCCGGGGTGGCCGCCGCGGTGGCCTCCACCAGCCGGCAGGTCGGCCAGTCACTGGGCGTCGCGGTGATCGGCACCGTGGTCACCAGCGCGGTCGCCTCGGCCGGCGGCTTCACCCCCGCCACCCACGCCGGCTGGTGGATCATCACCGGCCTCGGCCTGACCGTCCTGCTCCTCGGCCTGTTCACCACCACCCCCTGGGCGGCCGGCACCGCCGCCCGGGTCGCCGCCCGCTTCGACCACCTCCCCGCCCCCACCCGCCAGGACACCGCGGGCCCCACCCGCTGA
- a CDS encoding carbohydrate ABC transporter permease codes for MTAALTEPGAPAAPARAARRRVHPRSALAGAAVYLLLLAAALTVLFPVYYVFAGAFMRPDEIAAYPPALVPHSVTGRNFSGAVHAVPLVRQYANSVLVAGVITAAQLFTSVLAAYAFVFLPLRARKPVFGLFLATLMVPWESVVIPNYLTLSGWGLGNTYFGLVLPFLASGFGTFLLRQSFRQFPAELRDAARIDGAGHWRFLWRILVPLNRPVLAALAVYVFLSAWNQYFWPLIITRTAEMQTLQIGLSTLRDSEMADPGLILAGVVLSLLPTLALVVFGQRFIVRGLTTGAVR; via the coding sequence ATGACCGCCGCCCTCACCGAGCCCGGGGCGCCCGCCGCCCCCGCCCGGGCCGCCCGCCGCCGGGTCCACCCGCGCAGCGCGCTGGCCGGGGCCGCGGTGTACCTGCTGCTGCTGGCCGCCGCGCTGACGGTGCTGTTCCCGGTCTACTACGTGTTCGCGGGCGCCTTCATGCGCCCGGACGAGATCGCCGCCTACCCGCCCGCGCTGGTGCCGCACTCGGTCACCGGGCGGAACTTCTCCGGCGCCGTGCACGCGGTGCCGCTGGTCCGCCAGTACGCCAACTCGGTGCTGGTGGCGGGCGTGATCACCGCGGCGCAGCTGTTCACCTCGGTGCTGGCCGCGTACGCCTTCGTGTTCCTGCCGCTGCGGGCCCGCAAGCCGGTGTTCGGGCTGTTCCTGGCCACCCTGATGGTGCCGTGGGAGTCCGTGGTCATCCCCAACTACCTGACGCTGTCCGGCTGGGGCCTGGGGAACACCTACTTCGGACTGGTGCTGCCGTTCCTGGCCTCCGGCTTCGGGACGTTCCTGCTGCGGCAGTCGTTCCGGCAGTTCCCGGCCGAACTGCGGGACGCCGCCCGGATCGACGGGGCGGGCCACTGGCGGTTCCTGTGGCGGATCCTGGTGCCGCTGAACCGGCCGGTGCTGGCGGCGCTCGCCGTCTACGTGTTCCTGTCCGCCTGGAACCAGTACTTCTGGCCGCTGATCATCACCCGCACCGCCGAGATGCAGACCCTGCAGATCGGCCTGTCCACGCTGCGCGACTCGGAGATGGCCGATCCCGGCCTGATCCTGGCCGGCGTGGTGCTGTCGCTGCTGCCCACGCTGGCGCTGGTGGTGTTCGGCCAGCGCTTCATCGTCCGCGGCCTGACCACCGGCGCCGTCCGCTGA
- a CDS encoding ABC transporter substrate-binding protein, producing the protein MKKSARALAALLVSGLALTACSSGGSGGGGASGDAAAPAASALDQASGVTTVEFWHSMTGKNAETLTALVSQFNAAHQGRIEVKPVFQGTYDDLIAKYKASVQQKATPALVQVYDIGTRFMIDSRQTVPAQAFADKDGYPLDDLQPNIRNYYSVDGKLASMPFNSSVPLLYLNDDAFKEAGLDPAKPPTTLAELGDLAKQLTKKDGSGQTVRYGFGAAVYGWFVEELMAESGSLYCDNGNGRTGKAAKVGFDTAKGAEIVQWWADLIKNGYAANTGRQTTDAQAAFKAGTVAMHLESTGVLRGYTEAAKFTVGTAPFPKTAAGDQGGPIIGGASLWISGPGHSDAQKRASWELEKFLTAPEQQAAWHVGTGYFPVNTKSLDVPTDKEWVAKYPQFQTAVDQLAATKPTPATAGCLLGVMPQARKGVETAIEQTVSGSKTAQQALADAAKELQPAIDSYNSSVG; encoded by the coding sequence GTGAAGAAGAGTGCCCGCGCGCTCGCCGCCCTGCTGGTGTCCGGCCTGGCCCTGACGGCCTGCAGCTCCGGCGGTTCCGGGGGCGGCGGCGCCTCCGGTGACGCCGCCGCGCCCGCCGCCTCCGCGCTCGACCAGGCGTCCGGGGTGACCACCGTCGAGTTCTGGCACTCGATGACGGGCAAGAACGCCGAGACGCTGACCGCGCTGGTCTCCCAGTTCAACGCCGCGCACCAGGGCAGGATCGAGGTGAAGCCGGTCTTCCAGGGCACCTACGACGACCTGATCGCCAAGTACAAGGCGTCGGTGCAGCAGAAGGCCACCCCGGCGCTGGTGCAGGTCTACGACATCGGCACCCGCTTCATGATCGACTCCAGGCAGACCGTCCCGGCCCAGGCGTTCGCCGACAAGGACGGCTACCCGCTGGACGACCTCCAGCCCAACATCCGCAACTACTACTCGGTGGACGGCAAGCTCGCCTCGATGCCGTTCAACTCCTCGGTGCCGCTGCTCTACCTGAACGACGACGCCTTCAAGGAAGCCGGCCTCGACCCGGCCAAGCCGCCCACCACGCTGGCCGAACTCGGCGACCTCGCCAAGCAGTTGACCAAGAAGGACGGCAGCGGGCAGACCGTCCGCTACGGCTTCGGCGCGGCCGTCTACGGCTGGTTCGTCGAGGAGCTGATGGCCGAGTCCGGCTCGCTGTACTGCGACAACGGCAACGGCCGCACCGGGAAGGCCGCCAAGGTCGGCTTCGACACCGCCAAGGGCGCCGAGATCGTCCAGTGGTGGGCCGACCTGATCAAGAACGGCTACGCCGCCAACACCGGCCGTCAGACCACCGACGCCCAGGCCGCGTTCAAGGCCGGCACGGTGGCCATGCACCTGGAGTCCACCGGCGTGCTGCGCGGCTACACCGAGGCCGCCAAGTTCACCGTCGGCACCGCGCCGTTCCCGAAGACCGCCGCCGGCGACCAGGGCGGCCCGATCATCGGCGGCGCCTCCCTCTGGATCTCCGGCCCCGGCCACTCCGACGCCCAGAAGCGGGCCTCCTGGGAGCTCGAGAAGTTCCTCACCGCCCCCGAACAGCAGGCCGCCTGGCACGTCGGCACCGGCTACTTCCCGGTCAACACCAAGTCGCTGGACGTCCCCACCGACAAGGAATGGGTCGCCAAGTACCCGCAGTTCCAGACCGCCGTCGACCAACTCGCCGCCACCAAGCCCACCCCCGCCACCGCCGGCTGCCTGCTCGGCGTCATGCCGCAGGCCCGCAAGGGCGTGGAGACCGCCATCGAACAGACCGTCTCCGGCTCCAAGACCGCCCAGCAGGCCCTGGCCGACGCCGCCAAGGAACTCCAGCCCGCCATCGACAGCTACAACTCCTCGGTCGGCTGA
- a CDS encoding GlcG/HbpS family heme-binding protein produces MKKLSTRTRVVTGAVAVAAVGASVVGAVSANAETPNAAPATAVNSDVQNKNTFQSTHLTVEAATKAARASLDAAAKAGQKISVAVVDRNGNVIVELRGDGSGPQSFESAERKAYTAVSWNAPTSELAKRLAQAPNLKDIPGTLFLGGGAPVQVKGAPIAAVGVAGAPSGDQDEQFAQAGVDALNK; encoded by the coding sequence ATGAAGAAGCTGAGCACCCGCACCCGCGTCGTCACCGGTGCCGTTGCGGTCGCCGCGGTCGGAGCCAGCGTCGTCGGTGCCGTCTCCGCCAACGCCGAGACCCCGAACGCGGCCCCGGCCACCGCGGTCAACTCCGACGTACAGAACAAGAACACCTTCCAGTCCACCCACCTGACGGTCGAGGCCGCCACCAAGGCCGCCCGGGCCAGCCTGGACGCCGCCGCCAAGGCCGGCCAGAAGATCTCCGTCGCCGTCGTCGACCGCAACGGCAACGTGATCGTCGAGCTGCGCGGCGACGGCTCCGGCCCGCAGTCCTTCGAGTCGGCCGAGCGCAAGGCCTACACCGCGGTGTCGTGGAACGCGCCGACCTCCGAGCTGGCCAAGCGCCTGGCCCAGGCCCCGAACCTGAAGGACATCCCCGGCACCCTGTTCCTGGGCGGCGGCGCCCCGGTCCAGGTCAAGGGCGCCCCGATCGCGGCCGTCGGCGTGGCCGGCGCCCCGAGCGGCGACCAGGACGAGCAGTTCGCCCAGGCCGGTGTGGACGCGCTCAACAAGTGA
- a CDS encoding serine hydrolase domain-containing protein, whose amino-acid sequence MSADPQPPADRPAPEPATPEPAAPGPAAADWVAGTAAALGAGLGAAVGAGRFPGGVLVVGQAGAGRAVVGRGLVAPECGDVRPDEHTRYDLASLTKVLATWPLVGAAVRAGLLDPDAPLRAALPRLPSPGGNLTVRQLMTHTSGLLPQTGLARYQHTGRPLIEHLCAEPLVSPPGAHHRYIDRGFILLGLLLPELLGRPLPVLADELWRGLGLTATAYGPLPRDVRLAPTEQRLRGAPRTWGIPHDPSAALLGGVAGHAGVFSSAADLAAFAEHLLGPAEQDGPPSTSEPSWLPGWFASSRRPLVAVEPGLSRGLAWLVAERGPVAYHHGFTGTSLYLAPDTRRFVVLCTNAVYHGWDRTRLADLRAAALHALLPDGR is encoded by the coding sequence GTGTCAGCCGATCCGCAGCCGCCCGCCGACCGGCCCGCCCCGGAACCTGCCACCCCGGAACCTGCCGCCCCGGGACCGGCCGCCGCCGACTGGGTGGCCGGCACCGCCGCCGCGCTGGGCGCCGGGCTCGGGGCCGCGGTGGGCGCCGGCCGGTTCCCCGGCGGGGTGCTGGTGGTCGGCCAGGCCGGGGCGGGCCGGGCGGTGGTGGGCCGCGGGCTGGTCGCCCCCGAGTGCGGCGACGTCCGCCCCGACGAGCACACCCGCTACGACCTGGCCTCGCTGACCAAGGTGCTCGCCACCTGGCCGCTGGTCGGCGCCGCCGTCCGCGCCGGACTGCTCGACCCGGACGCCCCGCTGCGCGCCGCGCTGCCCCGGCTCCCCTCCCCCGGCGGCAACCTGACGGTGCGCCAGTTGATGACCCACACCTCGGGGCTGCTCCCGCAGACCGGCCTGGCCCGCTACCAGCACACCGGGCGCCCGCTGATCGAGCACCTGTGCGCCGAGCCGCTGGTCTCGCCGCCCGGCGCGCACCACCGGTACATCGACCGGGGCTTCATCCTGCTCGGCCTGCTGCTGCCCGAACTGCTGGGCCGCCCGCTGCCGGTGCTCGCCGACGAGCTGTGGCGCGGACTCGGCCTGACCGCCACCGCGTACGGCCCGCTGCCGCGCGACGTCCGGCTCGCCCCGACCGAGCAGCGGCTGCGCGGCGCGCCCCGGACCTGGGGCATCCCGCACGACCCGAGCGCGGCCCTGCTCGGCGGGGTGGCCGGGCACGCCGGGGTGTTCTCGTCCGCCGCCGACCTGGCCGCCTTCGCCGAGCACCTGCTCGGGCCCGCCGAGCAGGACGGGCCGCCCTCGACGTCCGAACCCTCCTGGCTGCCGGGGTGGTTCGCGTCGAGCCGCCGCCCGCTGGTCGCCGTCGAACCCGGCCTGTCCCGGGGCCTGGCCTGGCTGGTCGCCGAACGGGGCCCGGTCGCCTACCACCACGGCTTCACCGGCACCAGCCTCTACCTCGCCCCGGACACCCGCCGCTTCGTGGTGCTGTGCACCAACGCCGTCTACCACGGCTGGGACCGCACCCGGCTGGCCGACCTGCGGGCCGCCGCGCTGCACGCCCTGCTGCCCGACGGCCGGTAG
- a CDS encoding carbohydrate ABC transporter permease, with protein sequence MPTAPPAQAPPRRLGEHGLAWAFLLPSVAVFALFIGYPLGRTLYLSAHANDLFGAPSRYVGLRHYTDLLASAEFRDTLLTTALFVLLTVVPGVLGALFLVLLLESRIRGVRLLRSAFALPFAFSVASASVVFSVFYNPASGVLNGLLSQFHLGPVGWLTDSRYALLSVAASTIWMNLGYNVLVLSAGIGSIPDEITEAARLDGASGLRLARSVTVPLLGPSLFFLVVVSTVNALQSFGQIHILTRGGPDGSTRTLVYSVYQKAFAYGSSDFGTASAQAVVLLVVVLACTAVQFGALERKVHYA encoded by the coding sequence ATGCCGACCGCACCACCCGCGCAGGCGCCGCCGCGCCGCCTCGGGGAGCACGGGCTCGCCTGGGCGTTCCTGCTGCCCTCGGTCGCCGTCTTCGCCCTGTTCATCGGCTATCCGCTCGGGCGCACCCTCTACCTCAGCGCGCACGCCAACGACCTGTTCGGCGCGCCCTCCCGGTACGTCGGCCTGCGGCACTACACCGACCTGCTGGCCTCGGCCGAGTTCCGCGACACCCTGCTCACCACCGCCCTGTTCGTGCTGCTGACGGTGGTGCCCGGGGTGCTCGGGGCGCTGTTCCTGGTGCTGCTGCTGGAGAGCCGGATCCGCGGCGTGCGGCTGCTGCGCTCGGCCTTCGCGCTGCCGTTCGCGTTCTCGGTGGCCAGCGCCTCGGTGGTGTTCTCGGTCTTCTACAACCCGGCCAGCGGGGTGCTCAACGGGCTGCTGTCGCAGTTCCACCTGGGCCCGGTCGGCTGGCTCACCGACTCCCGGTACGCGCTGCTCTCGGTCGCCGCGTCCACGATCTGGATGAACCTCGGCTACAACGTGCTGGTGCTCTCGGCGGGCATCGGCTCGATCCCGGACGAGATCACCGAGGCCGCCCGGCTGGACGGCGCCTCCGGGCTGCGGCTGGCCCGCTCGGTGACGGTGCCGCTGCTCGGTCCCAGCCTGTTCTTCCTGGTCGTGGTCTCCACGGTGAACGCGCTGCAGAGCTTCGGCCAGATCCACATCCTCACCCGGGGCGGCCCGGACGGCTCGACCCGCACCCTGGTCTACTCCGTCTACCAGAAGGCGTTCGCCTACGGCTCCAGCGACTTCGGCACCGCCAGCGCCCAGGCCGTGGTGCTGCTGGTGGTCGTACTGGCCTGCACCGCCGTCCAGTTCGGCGCCCTGGAACGGAAGGTGCACTACGCATGA
- a CDS encoding SpoIIE family protein phosphatase, with the protein MAEDLWSALPRPLRQVLDGTDAGIAVLDTGLRYRYVNPALAGMNGLPAERHLGRTIAELLPDIDAREDVLRAVLADGRAREVTSSGRTRAASPLPRRYWHGAYHRIDGADGRPVGLVGIVLEVTASRRQQHELEQARSRLALLDTAATRVGTTLDVDTTCGELAAFLVEHLADAATVELLPHPDSSHARPRPDGSRRLRRAALAAAPELLDQVRRLGAPGEHIDYQPGSTTRRCLEAGRPIIENLLSDEELARSAPNAARVALYREIGIHSGLVVPLTARGHRIGTVTLMRIGASPGFGPDDAVAAQDLAGRAAITLDNARRYSREHDVAARLQRAMLAEPGSPHPDLDVAFRYRPAGTGALIGGDWYETVALPDGRTVLAIGDVMGHGIEAAAHMSHYQAMLRAMALLEPTADRLLTRLDHLACEVHDYRPSTCLVVYAEPARGRYALASAGHLPPAVVRPTGELALLPVEPGPPLGTGLNGYAPSTVVLPPDHALLLYTDGLVERRDEDIDRSLARLTARRLPAGAGPAGLLDAVLAGAPDPAEDDIALLAAAPADPYPGRSRHREVLTVLTGGRRTGPR; encoded by the coding sequence ATGGCCGAGGACCTCTGGAGCGCCCTGCCCCGGCCGCTGCGACAGGTGCTGGACGGCACCGACGCCGGCATCGCCGTCCTCGACACCGGGCTGCGCTACCGCTACGTCAACCCCGCCCTCGCCGGGATGAACGGCCTGCCCGCCGAACGCCACCTCGGCCGCACCATCGCCGAACTCCTCCCCGACATCGACGCCCGCGAGGACGTGCTGCGCGCCGTGCTCGCCGACGGCCGGGCCCGCGAGGTCACCTCCAGCGGCCGCACCCGGGCCGCCTCCCCGCTGCCGCGCCGCTACTGGCACGGCGCCTACCACCGGATCGACGGCGCGGACGGCCGCCCCGTCGGCCTGGTCGGCATCGTGCTGGAGGTCACCGCCTCCCGCCGCCAGCAGCACGAGCTCGAACAGGCCAGGTCCCGGCTCGCCCTGCTGGACACCGCCGCCACCCGGGTCGGCACCACCCTCGACGTCGACACCACCTGCGGCGAGCTCGCCGCCTTCCTGGTCGAGCACCTCGCCGACGCCGCCACCGTCGAACTCCTCCCGCACCCCGACAGCAGCCACGCCCGGCCGCGCCCCGACGGCAGCCGCCGGCTGCGCCGCGCCGCGCTGGCCGCCGCCCCCGAGCTGCTCGACCAGGTCCGCCGGCTCGGCGCCCCCGGCGAGCACATCGACTACCAGCCCGGCTCCACCACCCGCCGCTGCCTGGAGGCCGGCCGCCCGATCATCGAGAACCTGCTGAGCGACGAGGAACTCGCCCGCTCCGCCCCCAACGCCGCCCGGGTCGCCCTGTACCGGGAGATCGGCATCCACTCCGGCCTGGTGGTGCCGCTCACCGCCCGCGGCCACCGGATCGGCACCGTCACCCTGATGCGGATCGGCGCCTCCCCGGGCTTCGGCCCCGACGACGCCGTCGCCGCCCAGGACCTGGCCGGCCGTGCCGCGATCACCCTCGACAACGCCCGCCGCTACAGCCGCGAGCACGACGTCGCCGCCCGCCTGCAGCGCGCCATGCTCGCCGAACCCGGCAGCCCGCACCCCGACCTCGACGTCGCCTTCCGCTACCGCCCGGCCGGCACCGGCGCGCTGATCGGCGGCGACTGGTACGAGACGGTCGCGCTGCCCGACGGCCGCACCGTGCTGGCCATCGGCGACGTGATGGGCCACGGCATCGAGGCCGCCGCCCACATGAGCCACTACCAGGCGATGCTGCGCGCCATGGCGCTGCTCGAACCCACCGCCGACCGGCTGCTGACCCGGCTCGACCACCTCGCCTGCGAGGTCCACGACTACCGGCCCTCCACCTGCCTGGTGGTCTACGCCGAACCCGCCCGCGGCCGCTACGCGCTGGCCAGCGCCGGCCACCTGCCGCCCGCGGTGGTCCGCCCCACCGGGGAGCTCGCGCTGCTCCCGGTCGAGCCCGGCCCGCCGCTCGGCACCGGCCTGAACGGCTACGCCCCCTCCACCGTCGTCCTGCCGCCCGACCACGCCCTGCTGCTGTACACCGACGGCCTGGTCGAGCGCCGCGACGAGGACATCGACCGCTCGCTGGCCCGGCTCACCGCCCGGCGGCTGCCGGCCGGCGCGGGCCCCGCCGGGCTGCTGGACGCCGTCCTGGCCGGGGCCCCCGACCCCGCCGAGGACGACATCGCGCTGCTCGCCGCCGCCCCCGCCGACCCGTACCCGGGGCGCTCCCGGCACCGGGAGGTGCTGACCGTGCTGACCGGCGGCCGCCGCACCGGGCCGCGCTGA
- a CDS encoding DUF4407 domain-containing protein: MSSSVGPTATPPAGPRAGGTRAPRNKGWVSGMVLFAGVVMLVNGILEVFHGIMAIAEDDVFVSTPRYVFRFDLTGWGWIHLVIGALVALVGFFVIQGAAWARIAGIFLASLSLIGSFLALPYYPLWALVIIALDVFVIWALCVYRED; the protein is encoded by the coding sequence ATGAGTTCGTCTGTCGGTCCGACCGCGACACCGCCCGCCGGCCCCCGTGCCGGCGGCACCCGGGCGCCCCGCAACAAGGGGTGGGTCTCCGGGATGGTGCTGTTCGCCGGTGTGGTGATGCTGGTGAACGGCATCCTCGAGGTGTTCCACGGGATCATGGCGATCGCCGAGGACGACGTGTTCGTCAGCACGCCGCGGTACGTCTTCCGGTTCGACCTGACCGGGTGGGGCTGGATCCACCTGGTGATCGGCGCGCTGGTCGCGCTGGTCGGCTTCTTCGTGATCCAGGGCGCGGCCTGGGCCAGGATCGCCGGTATCTTCCTGGCCTCGCTGAGCCTGATCGGCAGTTTCCTGGCGCTGCCGTACTACCCCCTGTGGGCCCTGGTGATCATCGCACTGGACGTGTTCGTGATCTGGGCGCTGTGCGTCTACCGGGAGGACTGA